The sequence TCCGCTCCGAACTCGGCCCGGAGTTCAAGGATTTCGAGTTCGAGGACCTGAACCCGAAGACCTTCATCCGCAAGCAGCTCACCGAGAACGAGGACCTCAAGGAGATCCGCACCAGCTTCGATCTCCGCAAGGAGCTGAACGACGTCTCCGACGCCGTGAAGAGCTCGGAGGCCGGCGCCGCCCCGACCTCGCCGGCCGCCGCCGCCACGCCCGCCGTGACCGGCCCGGACCTGCTGAAGAAGCCCGCCGCTCCCGCCCCGGAGGAGCGCTCGCGCTTCGACGCCGACGCCACCTGAGGCGCGGCCTGCCCGGCGATCCGCGGTCCGATGGCTATCCTCCATCTGTCCGGATCGCAGGACGCCCGAGGGAGGGGGTCCCCCCAGCACAGCGAGGGGGAGGGCCGTTCCGGACCCCACGGAACGAGAGGCCGCCCAGATGGAGACGACGAGCAGCAGCCGGGTAGGGGCGCAGACCGCGGAGGCCCCCGCCCCCGGTGCAGCACCCGCCCAGGAGCCGGATACCGGCCCCGACAGCCATACGGAACCACAGGAGGCCGCCGCGCCCGTGCCGGCGGCCCGCCGGACGGCCGAGGGGTTCCTGGCCGCCGACTTCCCCTGGTACGGGCTGGACGGGGCCTTCACGGGCCCCCGCCGGCTCATGCAGGTGGCGGTCGCCGCCGACGGCACCGTGGAGCACGGCTCCACCGGCCACGGCGACGAGCCCTCCGCCCGGGGTGAGATCGCCACCGGCGAGAAGGAACGGTTCGCGGTGGTCATCACCGTGGCGAGCAACCCGCTGCGCCGCAGCGGCGACGGCACCGGCGTCCTGGAGGCCACCTCGGTCGCCTCGGCGGCCTGGCTGGCCGGCTCCGGACTGCTGGCGTACAGCTGGCCCGGCCAGATGGACCACTCGCTGCGCGACGACTGGCTGGACCAGCAGACCGAGGCCGCGTGGGAGCTGGCGGACGACCTGACCGGTGAGGACTGGTCCACGCTGTCGCTGCCGGTGGACGGCGAGCCGACCCCGTTCCACTACCGCGAGTCGGAGTTCGGGTGGGTCCTGGCCGGCTCCACCGGGAGCGGTGTCCACCTGGGCGCGTACGGCCGCGGCATGAGCGCGTACGGGCTCGGTTTCTCCGCGATCGCGGACCTCGGCACGTACCAGTAGCGGACGACGGACGACGGCCCACGGGTATCGGGGGCCGGTACGCGGAAGGGCGCCGCTCGACGAGCGGCGCCCTTCCCCGTGGTACGGACGATCAGAACTTGTTGCGCGGGGTGATGCCCAGGGACATGCCCGACAGGCCGCGCGCACGGCCGCCCAGCTTGCCCGCGATCGCGCGCAGGGCCGCACCGGCCGGGGAGTCCGGGTCGGAGAGCACGACGGGCTTGCCCTCGTCGCCGCCCTCGCGCAGCCGCACGTCGATCGGGATCGAGCCCAGCACCGGCACGGTCGCGCCGACCGTCTTGGTCAGGCCGTCGGCGACCTTCTGGCCACCGCCCGAGCCGAAGACGTCCACCATCTCGTCGCAGTGCGGGCAGGGCAGACCCGACATGTTCTCGACCACGCCGACGATCTTCTGGTGGGTCTGGACGGCGATGGAGCCGGCCCGCTCCGCGACCTCGGCCGCGGCCTGCTGCGGGGTGGTGACGACGAGGATCTCCGCGTTCGGCACCAGCTGGGCCACGGAGATCGCGATGTCACCCGTACCCGGCGGCAGGTCCAGCAGCAGCACGTCCAGGTCGCCCCAGAACACGTCCGCCAGGAACTGCTGGAGGGCGCGGTGCAGCATGGGGCCGCGCCACACCACCGGGGCGTTGCCCGGGGTGAACATGCCGATGGAGATGACCTTCACGCCGTGCGCCGACGGCGGCATGATCATGTTCTCGACCTGGGTGGGACGCCCGTCCACACCCAGCATGCGCGGCACGCTGTGGCCGTAGATGTCCGCGTCGACCACGCCGACCTTCAGGCCGTCCGCCGCCATCGCCGCGGCCAGGTTCACCGTGACGGAGGACTTGCCGACGCCGCCCTTGCCGGACGCGACCGCGTACACCCGGGTCAGCGAGCCCGGCTTGGCGAAGGGCACCTCGCGCTCGGCGGTACCGCCGCGCAGCGTGGCTGCCAGGTCCTTGCGCTGCTCGTCGCTCATCACGTCGAGGGTGACGGCGACGGAGGTGACGCCCGCGACCTTCTCGACGGCCTCGGTGACGTTCTTGGTGATGGTCTCGCGCATGGGACAGCCCGACACCGTGAGGTAGACCGTGACGGCGACCTCGCCGCCCGCGCCGATCTCCACCGATTTGACCATGCCGAGCTCGGTGATCGGCCGGTGGATCTCGGGGTCGTTCACCGTCGCCAGCGCGTCCAGGATCGCGTCCTGCTCAGGCACGGCGGCGGAGCTTGTGTCGGTAGCCATGCCCCGATGGTACGGCTCGGTAGCAGGCCGCAGGTAAGCCCGTCAGCGGTCGCCTTCGTCACGTTCGGCGGGGAATAGACGGCGCTCGTCCATCTCCTTGATCAGGTCCTGGAACTCGGACCTGATCCAGTCGCGGGTGGCGACCTCTCCCAGACCCATCCGCAGGGCGGCGATTTCCCGGGTCAGGTACTCGGTGTCGGCGATGGACCGCTCGTTCTGCTTGCGGTCCTGCTCGTGGGTGACCCGGTCGCGGTCGTCCTGCCGGTTCTGCGCGAGCAGGATCAGCGGAGCCGCGTAGGAGGCCTGGAGCGACAGCATCAGCGTCAGGAAGATGAACGGGTAGGGGTCGAACCTCAGGTCGTCCGGCGCGAAGATGTTCCACAGCACCCAGACGATGATGACCAGGGTCATCCAGACGATGAACCGGCCGGTGCCCAGGAAGCGCGCCACCCGCTCCGACAGCCGCCCGAAGGCCTCCGGGTCGTACTCGGGCAGCAGCGACCGTCGCGGCGCGCGCGGCAGGTCCAGGCGCACCCGCGAGCGCGTCAGCGCGCTCGACCCGGCGCCCGAGGACCTTCCCGCGCGCTCCCCGGAACGTTCCGCCGCTTCCGCCGCCAGACCGTGCTCGCGGGCCTGCGTCCGCGCCTGCTCGCGCCGCTCGCGGATCTGCTCGCGGCGCCGCTCGCGCGCCTGTTCGCCCCGCCCCCGGTCGAAGCGTCCTCGTTCAGCGGCCACCGAGGGCCTCCTCGGAATGGAAGTCCGTCTCCCGCCAGTCGTCCGGCAGCAGGTGGTCCAGCACGTCGTCCACGGTCACCGCGCCCAGCAGCGAGCCGCTCTCGTCGACGACCGGCACCGCCACCATGTTGTAGGCGGCGAGGTGCGTGGTGACCGCGGGCAGTGAGGCGTTCGGCCGCAGCGGCGGCAGGTCCGTGTCCACGATCGAGCTGACCAGGGTGAACGGCGGGTCGCGCAGCAGCCGCTGGAAGTGCACCGTGCCCAGGTACTTGCCCGTCGGCGTCTCGTCCGGCGGCCGACACACGTACACCTGGGCCGCCAGTGCCGGCGACAGGTCCGCCTGCCGTACGCGGGCCAGCGCGTCGGCGACCGTCGCGTCGGGCCGCAGCACGATCGGCTCGGTGGTCATCAGACCACCGGCGGTGTTCTCCTCGTAGGACAGCAGACGACGCACGTCGGCCGCGTCGTCCGGCTGCATCAGTGTCAGCAGCCGTTCCTTGTCGTCCTCCGGCAGCTCGGAGAGCAGGTCGGCCGCGTCGTCCGGGTCCATCGCCTCCAGGACGTCGGCGGCGCGCTCCTCCTTCAGCTTGCCGAGGATCTCCACCTGCTCGTCCTCGGGCAGCTCCTCCAGCACGTCCGCGAGCCGGTCGTCGTCGAGGGCGTTGGCCACCTCCGCGCGCCGCTTCGGCGTCAGGTGGTGCAGGACGTTCGCCACGTCGGCCGGGCGCATCTGCTCGAAGGTGGCGACCAGGTTCTCGGCGCCCTGCCCGTGCTCCTCCAGCGAGAAGCCCGTCACGGCCGACCACTCCACCGTCAGGGCCTCGCCGCGCCGGCGCAGCGCCCCCGACTTGCCCTTCCGTACGAAGATCCGGTCGATCTCCCAGTCCCGGCGGGCCGGCAGCTGCTGGATGGCCACGTCCAGGACGGTGACCTCCTCGCCGCTCGCGACCAGCGTCACCCGTCGATCCAGCAGCTCGCCCAGGACCAGACGTTCGGTCGGGCGCTGCTCGAAGCGCCGCATGTTGATCACGCCGGTGGTGATGACCTGCCCGGACTCCACCCCGGTGACCCGGGTCATCGGCAGGAAGATCCGCCGCCGGCTGACGACCTCGACCACCAGACCCAGCAGCCGTGGCGGGCGGCCGCCGACCCGGAGCATCGCGACGAGGTCGCGGACCCGGCCGACCTGGTCGCCGTTGGGATCGAAGACGGGCACACCCGACAGATGCGAGACGAAGATCCGCGGGGCGCCTGCAGCCATCCGAGCGCCTCCTAGTGCGTCGATCAAGAGTCGTGCCGCCCCTCAGGCTAGCCCGTGCCCGGGGAAAGCGTCCTGGTGGGGCCGTCCGCCCGGGGGCCCGTGAACACCGGGGCGCGGTCGATGGCCGCGATGTACGGGCGGGTACGCTGCCTGCTGCTCGCAGATGTCCGACGAGAGGCACCCGCCCGTGACCGCCTACTTCCCTGCCGCGCGGCTGCGCCGGGCCGCGTTCATCGGTGTGCTGTGCGCGGGCCTCGCCGTCACCGGTACGGGCTGCGGCGAGGACCCCGACGAGGGCACCAACGGTGTCGGCAAGCTCTCCGCCGACAAGATCGAGGCGAAGGCGAAGGCGGCCGCGACCGAGGCGGACTCGGTGCACCTGTCCGGCACGCTGGTGAGCGGCGGCAAGTCCTTCACCCTCGACATGCGGCTCAAGTCGGACGGCGGCTCCGGCGAGGTGAAGTCCAACGACGACACCTTCCAGCTGCTGCGCGTGGGGGAGCAGCTGTACCTGAAGGCGAGCGCGGCGTTCTGGGGCCAGTCCGACTCGGCCGGCAAGCTCGGCGACAAGTTCGTGAAGGTGCCCGAGGGCGACCCCTCGTACAAGCAGTTCCGCGGCTTCACCGACATGGACGTGCTGCTGGACGGGCTGCTCGGACTGGAGGGCAAGCTCGCCAAGGGCTCCTACACCAAGGTCGGGCACACCCGCGCGGTCCAGGTCACGGCGGACGCGGGCAAGGGCGGCAAGCTCTCGGTGTCGTTGGAGGGCACCCCGTACCCGCTGATGATGGAGCGGGCGGGCGGCGCCGGCCGGGTGGAACTCGCCGAGTGGGGCAAGACGTTCCCGCTGGAGGCGCCCGCGCAGGACCAGACGGTCGACTACGGCTCGCAGCTGCCGACGACCAAGGACCAGAGCGGTTCCCCCGCCCCGGCCCCCTCCAAGGGCACCGGCCAGGGCGCGAACCCCACCAAACCCTGAGCCGAGGGAGACGCCCTAGCCCCGGGTGGCCTTCTTGCGCTTCAGCAGCAGCTTCGGCAGGCCCGCCGGGACGGCCCGGCGGGTCGTCGCCGGGGACGGCAGCGGGACGGCGACCAGCGAGCCGTCCGGGAGCTGCGCCCGGACCGACTCCGGCTCCAGCCGCAGCAGCCGGCACTCCCGCGCCCACCGCTCGGTCATCTGCTCCGAGTCGGGCGCGTTCAGCCGCTTGCCCTTGAGCTCGGCCACCGCCGCCGCCCACTCCTCGCCCCGCGGCGGGAGCTCCCGTACCGTCGCCGTCCAAGCCACCAGCCGGCCGCCCTTGTCCTTGCTCCGCACGGTCACCTCGGCGCTCGCGCCGTCCGCCAGC comes from Streptomyces virginiae and encodes:
- a CDS encoding magnesium transporter MgtE N-terminal domain-containing protein — translated: MAAGAPRIFVSHLSGVPVFDPNGDQVGRVRDLVAMLRVGGRPPRLLGLVVEVVSRRRIFLPMTRVTGVESGQVITTGVINMRRFEQRPTERLVLGELLDRRVTLVASGEEVTVLDVAIQQLPARRDWEIDRIFVRKGKSGALRRRGEALTVEWSAVTGFSLEEHGQGAENLVATFEQMRPADVANVLHHLTPKRRAEVANALDDDRLADVLEELPEDEQVEILGKLKEERAADVLEAMDPDDAADLLSELPEDDKERLLTLMQPDDAADVRRLLSYEENTAGGLMTTEPIVLRPDATVADALARVRQADLSPALAAQVYVCRPPDETPTGKYLGTVHFQRLLRDPPFTLVSSIVDTDLPPLRPNASLPAVTTHLAAYNMVAVPVVDESGSLLGAVTVDDVLDHLLPDDWRETDFHSEEALGGR
- a CDS encoding sec-independent translocase, yielding MFNDIGALELVTIVVLGILVFGPDKLPKVIQDVTGFIRKVRAFSDSAKHDIRSELGPEFKDFEFEDLNPKTFIRKQLTENEDLKEIRTSFDLRKELNDVSDAVKSSEAGAAPTSPAAAATPAVTGPDLLKKPAAPAPEERSRFDADAT
- a CDS encoding DUF1003 domain-containing protein; the encoded protein is MAAEAAERSGERAGRSSGAGSSALTRSRVRLDLPRAPRRSLLPEYDPEAFGRLSERVARFLGTGRFIVWMTLVIIVWVLWNIFAPDDLRFDPYPFIFLTLMLSLQASYAAPLILLAQNRQDDRDRVTHEQDRKQNERSIADTEYLTREIAALRMGLGEVATRDWIRSEFQDLIKEMDERRLFPAERDEGDR
- a CDS encoding Mrp/NBP35 family ATP-binding protein produces the protein MATDTSSAAVPEQDAILDALATVNDPEIHRPITELGMVKSVEIGAGGEVAVTVYLTVSGCPMRETITKNVTEAVEKVAGVTSVAVTLDVMSDEQRKDLAATLRGGTAEREVPFAKPGSLTRVYAVASGKGGVGKSSVTVNLAAAMAADGLKVGVVDADIYGHSVPRMLGVDGRPTQVENMIMPPSAHGVKVISIGMFTPGNAPVVWRGPMLHRALQQFLADVFWGDLDVLLLDLPPGTGDIAISVAQLVPNAEILVVTTPQQAAAEVAERAGSIAVQTHQKIVGVVENMSGLPCPHCDEMVDVFGSGGGQKVADGLTKTVGATVPVLGSIPIDVRLREGGDEGKPVVLSDPDSPAGAALRAIAGKLGGRARGLSGMSLGITPRNKF